The Streptomyces sp. NL15-2K genome contains a region encoding:
- a CDS encoding cytidine deaminase, with product MTDVDWEALRTAARDAMSRAYAPYSGYPVGAAALVDDGRTVTGCNVENASYGIGLCAECGLVSQLQLTGGGRLTHFVCVDGRGEVLVPCGRCRQLLYEFGGPGMLLETPAGILPLSWMLPQAFGPGHLTK from the coding sequence GTGACCGACGTCGACTGGGAGGCACTGCGTACGGCGGCCCGGGACGCCATGTCCCGGGCGTACGCCCCGTACTCGGGCTACCCGGTCGGCGCCGCCGCCCTGGTCGACGACGGCCGCACGGTGACGGGCTGCAATGTCGAGAACGCCTCCTACGGCATCGGCCTGTGCGCCGAATGCGGGCTGGTCTCGCAGCTGCAGCTCACCGGCGGCGGCCGGCTGACGCACTTCGTGTGCGTGGACGGGCGGGGCGAGGTCCTCGTCCCGTGCGGCCGCTGCCGCCAGCTGCTGTACGAGTTCGGCGGCCCGGGCATGCTCCTGGAGACCCCGGCGGGCATCCTGCCGCTGTCCTGGATGCTGCCGCAGGCCTTCGGGCCGGGGCATCTCACCAAGTAA
- a CDS encoding ABC transporter permease — MKKFDRERVLLAVAGPVIALAVAFALSAIVLVSSGKNPVEPFSIMFEQASFSDIQVLIINQASMYYIAALAVAIGFRMNLFNIGVDGQYQLAAMMAAIVGAHANLPAALQVPLLLLTAACTGAFWSGIAGVLKVTRGVSEVVATIMLNAIATSVIAYLWLPNVFGVKVGNNNTTGDMHSSGWVPGIDMGAAGEIYGLVILAVLLGIGYWVALNRTRFGFDLRASGASESAAAASGVDPKRMVLTAMLLSGGIAGLAGLPILLGDAHTYNLNFPTGIGFLGIGIALLGRNSPVGIAFAALLWAWLDKASPELDFHGYDKEIAVIMQGLIVLSVVVSYEAVREWGLRRQQRRVGAELAAGHVLGSSESTDGNNSLKEVAGR; from the coding sequence ATGAAGAAGTTCGACAGGGAGCGCGTGCTCCTCGCGGTGGCCGGACCGGTCATCGCGCTCGCCGTGGCCTTCGCCCTGAGCGCGATCGTGCTGGTCTCCTCGGGCAAGAACCCGGTCGAGCCGTTCTCGATCATGTTCGAGCAGGCCTCGTTCTCCGACATCCAGGTCCTGATCATCAACCAGGCCTCGATGTACTACATCGCCGCGCTCGCGGTGGCCATCGGCTTCCGGATGAACCTGTTCAACATCGGCGTCGACGGCCAGTACCAGCTCGCCGCCATGATGGCCGCGATCGTCGGCGCCCACGCCAACCTGCCGGCCGCCCTCCAGGTCCCGCTGCTGCTCCTGACCGCCGCCTGCACCGGCGCCTTCTGGTCCGGCATCGCCGGTGTCCTCAAGGTCACCCGCGGGGTCAGCGAGGTCGTCGCGACGATCATGCTCAACGCGATCGCCACCTCCGTCATCGCCTACCTGTGGCTGCCGAACGTCTTCGGCGTCAAGGTCGGCAACAACAACACCACCGGCGACATGCACTCCTCGGGCTGGGTGCCCGGCATCGACATGGGCGCGGCCGGCGAGATCTACGGCCTGGTCATCCTCGCCGTGCTGCTCGGCATCGGCTACTGGGTCGCCCTCAACCGCACCCGCTTCGGCTTCGACCTGCGCGCCTCCGGCGCCTCGGAGTCCGCCGCCGCGGCCAGTGGTGTCGACCCCAAGCGCATGGTGCTCACGGCCATGCTGCTCTCCGGCGGCATCGCCGGTCTCGCGGGCCTGCCGATCCTGCTCGGCGACGCGCACACCTACAACCTGAACTTCCCCACCGGCATCGGCTTCCTCGGCATCGGCATCGCCCTGCTGGGCCGCAACAGCCCGGTCGGCATCGCCTTCGCCGCCCTGCTGTGGGCGTGGCTCGACAAGGCCTCGCCCGAGCTGGACTTCCACGGATACGACAAGGAGATCGCGGTCATCATGCAAGGCCTGATCGTGCTCTCGGTCGTCGTCTCCTACGAGGCCGTCCGCGAGTGGGGCCTGCGCCGCCAGCAGCGCCGGGTCGGCGCGGAGCTGGCCGCCGGTCACGTCCTCGGCTCCTCCGAATCCACCGACGGCAACAACTCCCTGAAGGAGGTGGCCGGCCGATGA
- a CDS encoding ABC transporter permease — translation MTTVTDLNQPTLQPAAPTGRRLSWPVLLLIIAGGLALTSIVRLITGADGITNVSQMSTALQLAVPIGLAGLGGLWAERAGVVNIGLEGMMILGTWFGAWAGFQWGPWTGVLVGIIGGAIGGLLHAIVTVTFNVNHIVSGVAINILALGATRYLAPLAFEGHQGGSAKQSPAVDSLGDFTVPGLSDALRDLNEKGWFLISDIAGLLGGLVTNVSWLTLIAVALVPASWWILWRTAFGLRLRSCGENPVAAESLGVNVYKYKYLAVIISGGLAGLGGVFLSTVANPFYLEGQVSGRGYIGLAAMIFGNWMPGGLAIGAGLFGYTDSLNLRGGSVNVHALLLLGALLLIIGAIWLVVRKKYVQAVITAVVGALVFAWYAATDEVPNQVVSATPYVITLVVLALSAQRLRMPKADGMPYRKGQGK, via the coding sequence ATGACCACCGTGACCGACCTCAACCAGCCCACGCTGCAGCCCGCGGCGCCGACCGGCCGCCGCCTGTCGTGGCCCGTCCTGCTGCTGATCATCGCCGGCGGACTGGCGCTCACCTCGATCGTCCGCCTCATCACCGGCGCCGACGGCATCACGAACGTCAGCCAGATGTCCACCGCGCTCCAGCTCGCCGTGCCGATCGGCCTCGCCGGCCTCGGCGGCCTGTGGGCCGAGCGCGCGGGCGTCGTCAACATCGGCCTCGAGGGCATGATGATCCTCGGCACCTGGTTCGGTGCCTGGGCCGGATTCCAGTGGGGCCCGTGGACCGGTGTCCTGGTCGGCATCATCGGCGGCGCGATCGGCGGCCTGCTGCACGCCATCGTCACCGTCACCTTCAACGTCAACCACATCGTCTCCGGTGTGGCCATCAACATCCTCGCCCTCGGCGCCACCCGCTACCTCGCCCCCCTCGCCTTCGAGGGCCACCAGGGCGGCTCCGCCAAGCAGTCACCGGCGGTGGACTCCCTCGGCGACTTCACGGTTCCCGGCCTGTCCGACGCGCTCAGGGACCTCAACGAAAAGGGCTGGTTCCTGATCTCGGACATCGCCGGCCTGCTCGGCGGGCTGGTCACCAACGTCTCCTGGCTGACCCTGATCGCCGTGGCGCTGGTCCCCGCCAGCTGGTGGATCCTGTGGCGCACCGCCTTCGGCCTGCGCCTGCGCTCCTGCGGTGAGAACCCGGTCGCCGCGGAGTCCCTCGGCGTCAACGTCTACAAGTACAAGTACCTGGCCGTGATCATCTCCGGCGGCCTGGCCGGCCTAGGCGGCGTCTTCCTCTCCACCGTGGCCAACCCCTTCTACCTGGAGGGCCAGGTCAGCGGCCGCGGCTACATCGGTCTCGCCGCGATGATCTTCGGCAACTGGATGCCGGGCGGTCTCGCCATCGGCGCGGGCCTGTTCGGCTACACCGACAGCCTCAACCTGCGCGGCGGCTCCGTGAACGTCCACGCGCTGCTGCTGCTCGGCGCGCTGCTGCTGATCATCGGCGCGATCTGGCTGGTGGTCCGGAAGAAGTACGTCCAGGCCGTGATCACCGCGGTCGTCGGCGCCCTGGTCTTCGCCTGGTACGCCGCCACCGACGAGGTCCCGAACCAGGTCGTCTCCGCCACCCCGTACGTCATCACGCTCGTCGTCCTCGCCCTGTCGGCCCAGCGCCTGCGGATGCCGAAGGCGGACGGCATGCCGTACCGGAAGGGACAGGGCAAGTGA